One Pieris napi chromosome 24, ilPieNapi1.2, whole genome shotgun sequence DNA window includes the following coding sequences:
- the LOC125061927 gene encoding leucine-rich repeat, immunoglobulin-like domain and transmembrane domain-containing protein 2 → MGINALSCFLLTLLVQASESDWLNCAYITECHCKWSSGKKTASCVNAGLTQIPRLATDIQVLDLHGNILRELYEDAFVATELLNLQRLNLSATHLHFLHHNAFRELRILIELDLSSNQLTQLSPDTFKGNDRLRLLVLNDNPLSQLVAEQFPALQHLKKLELSRCRLRKVHPSAFVNLRALETIYVHQNHLSYLHPDTFNLPVLKTLTLADNPWYCDCRLRNFHEWYLNSNVGNEELVCVGPRSKSQITWRDLDSEDMACPPTAITSPSVIRTELGADIYFGCLIRGDPMPTVSWTFHLEEITNNSNRNSEITIYRYRFRHFNEYKDDFVNKTAQWVNVTINNVTSEFAGEWKCTAKSIVGEANAYLTIFLPKTRVATARSAPDYSNIFIAAGSMLAMAGTGIIGTCICWKTRRRVPPSRSFTDQEKKLIDTSLAASCERTSTDMGSYGFEMFERSVSSENCMEPVHITIEGPSGGYPPPPAEFSLPAPYGNIFISVQVKGHKDKFPDLLGGGSTLPKRSRTCLLRPTYDNMGPRVTATGSSTWSLPGANPGDLKESIRDNFSSEFTAL, encoded by the coding sequence ATGGGAATTAATGCACTGTCGTGCTTTCTTTTAACTCTGCTTGTCCAAGCATCAGAAAGTGACTGGCTGAACTGTGCATACATAACAGAATGCCACTGCAAATGGTCTTCCGGCAAAAAGACCGCGTCCTGTGTAAACGCCGGCCTAACTCAAATACCTCGATTAGCGACCGACATCCAAGTTCTAGATCTACACGGAAACATTCTGAGAGAACTGTACGAGGACGCCTTTGTCGCCACGGAATTACTAAACTTGCAGCGGCTAAACTTGAGTGCCACACATTTGCATTTCTTGCATCACAATGCTTTCAGAGAGCTCcgtattttaatagaattagACCTTTCATCCAACCAACTGACTCAACTCTCTCCTGACACTTTCAAAGGGAACGACCGCTTAAGGCTTTTGGTCCTAAATGACAATCCTTTGAGTCAATTAGTTGCGGAGCAATTCCCCGCTCTACAACATTTGAAGAAATTAGAACTTTCCCGTTGTCGGCTGAGGAAAGTGCACCCCTCTGCTTTCGTGAATCTGCGGGCTCTCGAAACTATTTACGTGCACCAAAACCATTTGTCGTATCTCCATCCTGATACGTTTAATCTGCCCGTTTTGAAGACACTCACTCTTGCGGATAATCCTTGGTATTGCGATTGCCGGCTAAGAAACTTTCACGAATGGTATCTTAATAGTAACGTAGGCAATGAAGAATTAGTCTGTGTAGGACCACGTAGTAAATCCCAAATTACATGGAGAGACCTGGATAGTGAAGACATGGCTTGTCCGCCCACCGCCATAACCAGTCCCTCCGTCATAAGAACTGAACTCGGCGCAGACATCTACTTTGGCTGTTTGATCAGAGGTGATCCTATGCCGACGGTGTCTTGGACGTTTCATCTAGAGGAAATCACGAATAACTCCAACAGAAATAGTGAAATAACGATTTATAGATACCGTTTCAGGCACTTCAACGAGTATAAAGatgattttgtaaataaaactgcACAGTGGGTAAATGTAACTATAAATAACGTAACAAGTGAATTCGCTGGAGAATGGAAGTGCACTGCTAAAAGCATAGTGGGCGAAGCTAACGCGTatttgacaatatttttacCTAAAACGAGAGTAGCGACCGCCCGCAGCGCGCCGGACTATTCCAACATTTTCATAGCTGCAGGTTCTATGTTGGCTATGGCTGGAACTGGGATAATAGGTACGTGTATTTGTTGGAAAACACGCCGAAGAGTGCCACCAAGTAGAAGCTTCACAGACCAAGAGAAGAAACTCATTGATACATCACTAGCAGCGAGCTGCGAGCGAACCAGTACAGATATGGGATCGTACGGGTTTGAAATGTTCGAGCGGTCAGTCTCAAGCGAAAATTGTATGGAACCTGTTCATATAACGATAGAAGGACCTTCAGGAGGCTACCCCCCTCCCCCTGCGGAATTCTCTTTACCGGCACCGTATGGAAACATCTTCATATCGGTACAGGTGAAGGGGCATAAAGATAAGTTTCCAGATTTGTTAGGTGGTGGTTCAACTCTTCCAAAAAGGAGTAGAACGTGTCTTTTAAGGCCAACATACGATAATATGGGTCCAAGAGTAACTGCTACCGGCAGTTCTACGTGGTCCTTACCTGGAGCGAATCCGGGGGATCTTAAGGAATCAATAAGAGATAACTTCTCATCGGAATTCACTGCGTTGTAG